From Pseudoalteromonas sp. DL-6, one genomic window encodes:
- the dsbB gene encoding disulfide bond formation protein DsbB, whose protein sequence is MNWLANLSTQRTPWLLFSGIVFLLEVTALFFQYNMGLAPCIMCIYQRTAVLGLLFAGIIGASKPNNLVVRIVAYTVWAVSSVWGLLIAREHIEMQTTTDPFAFSCEFEPNFPEFMPLHHWIPQFFEATGDCGNIDWQLAGLSMPAWMEVIFVLFTATLFILVASRLITKKSL, encoded by the coding sequence ATGAACTGGCTTGCTAATCTTAGTACACAACGTACCCCCTGGTTACTATTTAGTGGAATTGTTTTTCTACTGGAAGTTACTGCCCTTTTCTTTCAATACAACATGGGGTTAGCGCCGTGCATTATGTGTATTTACCAGCGCACTGCGGTATTAGGCCTACTTTTTGCAGGTATTATTGGAGCCAGTAAACCAAACAATCTCGTAGTACGTATTGTTGCCTATACAGTATGGGCAGTTTCAAGTGTATGGGGGCTACTTATTGCTCGTGAGCACATTGAAATGCAAACAACCACAGATCCATTTGCATTTAGCTGTGAATTTGAACCAAATTTTCCAGAATTTATGCCATTACATCACTGGATACCGCAATTTTTTGAAGCAACCGGTGATTGCGGAAACATAGATTGGCAATTGGCAGGTTTAAGTATGCCAGCATGGATGGAAGTTATTTTTGTACTCTTTACCGCCACACTCTTTATATTGGTGGCCAGCCGATTAATTACTAAAAAGTCACTTTAA
- a CDS encoding ComEA family DNA-binding protein, translated as MKLIKIISLAAALCLLPMGTTFAQSDMLSEQMQSAMVNVNTADLKQLIKLPGVGKKKAQAILDYRETNGDFTSLEDLAKVKGVGKKMLAKLDGKVAF; from the coding sequence ATGAAATTAATTAAAATAATCTCGTTAGCAGCCGCTTTATGTTTATTACCTATGGGTACCACTTTTGCGCAAAGCGATATGCTATCAGAGCAGATGCAGTCAGCCATGGTTAACGTTAATACTGCTGATTTGAAGCAACTAATTAAGTTGCCGGGTGTTGGTAAGAAAAAAGCACAGGCAATTCTCGACTATAGAGAAACTAATGGTGATTTCACATCACTTGAAGATCTAGCTAAAGTAAAAGGGGTGGGTAAAAAAATGCTAGCCAAACTCGATGGTAAGGTGGCATTTTAA
- a CDS encoding YebG family protein, translated as MAVVVKYVVERNGVERMTFTTKKEADAYDKMLDIAESLELMLEKVDVPLSEQQVESLALEIAKSKDDFMAVLKGTKEVPAKAKKAKSDNVADIKDKAAS; from the coding sequence ATGGCTGTTGTTGTTAAATATGTTGTAGAACGAAACGGAGTCGAGCGCATGACGTTTACTACTAAAAAAGAAGCTGATGCCTATGACAAAATGCTCGATATCGCCGAGTCACTAGAACTAATGCTTGAAAAAGTAGATGTGCCACTAAGTGAACAACAAGTTGAGTCGCTTGCACTTGAGATTGCGAAAAGTAAAGACGACTTTATGGCGGTGCTTAAGGGGACTAAAGAAGTACCCGCAAAAGCTAAAAAAGCAAAATCAGATAACGTTGCCGATATTAAAGATAAAGCAGCGAGCTAA
- the putP gene encoding sodium/proline symporter PutP, protein MIISLALYFIVMLGIGLYAYKQSTSDISGYMLGGRNLAPSVAALSAGASDMSGWLLMGLPGAMYLFGLSKVWIAIGLVLGAWANYFLVAPRLRVYTEKANDSITIPDFFANRFDDNKNILRVISAIVIIVFFTLYTSSGVVAGGKLFENSFQMSYEMGLYITTGVVVVYTLFGGFLAVSLTDFVQGCIMFISLLAVPIATYMMLDQPFMDTLANANYQQLLSSPKASEIHSLSMLDWFAGGSTIAIISAMAWGLGYFGQPHIIVRFMSIRSVKEMPTMRRIGMSWMTLSAIGAVFTGLFGAAYMIENQMPIADKETIFLVLAELIFHPLIAGFLLAAILAAIMSTISSQLLVCSSSLTEDFYKIYLNRNASQTELVLVGRISVILVALFAIYLAYDRNSSILDLVSNAWAGFGAAFGPLVLFSLYWKRMNLKGAISGMVVGALTVLVWIYAPITINGDSLSSVIYEIVPGFILASIAIVVGSLVTAEPKKEITDLFDEVESSL, encoded by the coding sequence ATGATTATTTCACTGGCATTGTACTTTATTGTAATGCTAGGAATAGGACTATACGCATATAAGCAATCTACCAGTGATATTTCAGGGTATATGCTAGGTGGTCGTAATTTAGCCCCCAGTGTTGCTGCCCTATCGGCTGGTGCATCAGATATGAGTGGTTGGTTATTAATGGGCTTACCCGGCGCAATGTATTTATTTGGGTTGAGTAAGGTTTGGATTGCAATTGGTTTAGTATTGGGTGCATGGGCAAACTACTTTTTAGTAGCACCAAGACTGCGTGTTTATACTGAAAAAGCCAATGACTCCATTACTATCCCCGATTTCTTTGCAAACCGTTTTGATGACAACAAAAATATCCTGCGTGTTATCTCTGCAATAGTAATTATTGTTTTCTTTACCTTATACACTTCATCGGGTGTTGTTGCCGGTGGTAAGTTGTTTGAAAACTCATTTCAAATGAGTTACGAAATGGGCTTATACATTACCACCGGTGTGGTAGTGGTCTATACCCTGTTTGGTGGTTTTTTAGCGGTTAGCCTTACAGACTTTGTGCAAGGCTGTATCATGTTTATTTCGTTGTTGGCAGTGCCAATTGCCACTTACATGATGCTTGATCAACCCTTTATGGACACCTTAGCAAATGCAAATTATCAGCAATTACTAAGCTCGCCTAAAGCAAGCGAAATTCATTCTTTAAGTATGCTTGATTGGTTTGCGGGCGGTTCTACTATTGCTATTATTTCTGCAATGGCGTGGGGCTTAGGCTACTTTGGTCAGCCGCATATTATTGTGCGCTTCATGTCTATTCGCTCAGTAAAAGAAATGCCAACTATGCGTCGTATTGGTATGTCTTGGATGACCTTATCTGCCATTGGTGCAGTATTTACCGGTTTATTCGGTGCTGCATACATGATTGAAAATCAAATGCCAATTGCCGACAAAGAAACAATATTCTTAGTATTGGCGGAATTAATTTTTCATCCGTTAATTGCAGGTTTCTTACTGGCGGCTATTTTAGCTGCAATTATGAGTACTATCTCATCGCAACTATTGGTGTGTTCAAGCTCTCTAACTGAAGACTTTTATAAGATTTACTTAAACCGTAATGCTTCGCAAACTGAGTTGGTACTAGTAGGACGTATTAGCGTGATACTGGTTGCGCTATTTGCTATCTATTTAGCCTATGACCGTAATAGTTCAATACTAGATTTAGTGAGCAACGCATGGGCAGGTTTTGGTGCTGCATTTGGTCCATTGGTATTGTTTAGCCTTTACTGGAAGCGCATGAACTTAAAAGGGGCTATCAGTGGTATGGTTGTTGGTGCTCTAACCGTGCTTGTGTGGATTTATGCGCCTATTACTATTAATGGTGATAGCTTAAGTAGCGTGATCTATGAAATCGTCCCAGGCTTCATTTTAGCGAGTATTGCTATTGTGGTAGGTAGCCTTGTAACAGCTGAACCGAAAAAAGAAATTACTGATCTGTTTGATGAAGTTGAATCGTCATTGTAA
- a CDS encoding HDOD domain-containing protein — protein MYFYAARQPILDRNKELIGYELLFRDGVDNVFPNIDGDEATSRLIEGSQFNFGLEDLTDNKPAYINFTLDTLLKGYPTLLNKDGVVIEILETVQPGKRLLAIVKDLKEKGYTLALDDYAHQPVWRHFYPFIDIIKVDFLTCDIETVKTIIEDLKPYPHIKLLAEKVETYELYNQAFELGFEYFQGFFFSKPEMVQSKALPPSGMALAELLYETSSVEMDLKKITDVFERDVNLSYKLLRYSNSAAFTRRSEINTIKQALIVLGAAEIKKLLSLLFAAQVSADKPLELIRLSLTRARFCELLAISHGKLKDTGMAFLTGMMSLMDAILDEEMDSVMLKLPLSNEIKTALLNNEGLLAEYLSLVTLYEHGDWQAANDKAQQLNLGDEVPDAYHEALNWVSEQMQVMIDS, from the coding sequence ATGTATTTTTATGCTGCTCGCCAACCTATTTTAGATCGCAATAAGGAGTTAATTGGCTACGAGCTTTTATTTCGTGATGGAGTAGATAACGTTTTTCCGAACATTGACGGCGACGAAGCAACGTCTCGACTGATTGAGGGCAGCCAGTTTAACTTTGGTCTTGAAGATTTGACCGATAATAAACCTGCTTATATTAACTTTACCCTAGACACCTTACTAAAAGGCTACCCCACGCTATTAAACAAAGACGGGGTAGTGATTGAAATATTAGAAACCGTTCAGCCGGGGAAACGTCTGCTAGCGATAGTTAAAGACTTAAAAGAGAAAGGGTATACACTTGCTCTAGATGACTACGCGCATCAACCGGTATGGCGTCACTTTTATCCGTTTATTGATATCATTAAAGTTGACTTTTTAACCTGTGATATAGAGACCGTTAAAACGATCATCGAGGATTTAAAACCTTACCCACACATTAAATTACTCGCGGAAAAAGTTGAAACCTACGAACTGTACAACCAAGCTTTTGAGCTAGGCTTTGAGTACTTTCAAGGCTTTTTCTTTTCAAAACCAGAGATGGTGCAAAGCAAAGCCTTACCGCCATCGGGCATGGCACTGGCTGAACTTCTCTATGAAACATCCAGTGTAGAAATGGATCTTAAAAAGATCACCGATGTATTTGAGCGTGATGTTAACTTATCTTACAAGCTCTTGCGCTATTCAAACTCAGCAGCATTTACCCGCCGCTCTGAAATAAACACTATAAAACAAGCGCTGATTGTATTAGGCGCTGCTGAAATTAAAAAACTTCTTTCTTTATTATTTGCAGCACAAGTATCTGCAGATAAGCCATTAGAGCTTATTAGACTGTCGCTAACACGGGCACGTTTTTGTGAGCTGTTAGCTATTTCACATGGCAAACTTAAAGATACTGGTATGGCATTTTTAACTGGCATGATGTCGCTTATGGATGCGATATTAGATGAAGAGATGGACAGTGTAATGCTTAAATTGCCACTGTCTAATGAGATAAAAACAGCGCTGTTAAACAATGAAGGGCTACTGGCTGAATACTTAAGCTTAGTGACTCTGTATGAGCATGGTGATTGGCAAGCTGCGAACGACAAAGCTCAGCAACTAAACTTAGGTGATGAAGTGCCTGATGCATACCACGAAGCTCTCAACTGGGTTAGTGAGCAAATGCAGGTGATGATTGATAGCTAA
- a CDS encoding VacJ family lipoprotein, producing the protein MLKQGLLLLCLLTLSGCAQVPESKYDERDPLQSVNRPIYDFNMDVLDTYILRPAAVGYITVTPQPVRRSIVHFTDNITAPVDIINAGLQGKPSSAGINFARFLVNSTVGVFGIFDVASSLGLEVTSEDFGQTLGVWGVGDGAYLMIPAMGPSTARNLTGDVVDNVVLPEIALTTPQTILVFALKAVEARASLMAQEGLLNDSLDPYLFIKDIYFQRQLYELFDGNPPIKEEPEDFDEDFLESL; encoded by the coding sequence ATGTTAAAACAAGGCTTACTTTTATTATGTTTACTCACCTTATCGGGCTGTGCTCAAGTGCCCGAGAGTAAATATGATGAGCGCGATCCCTTACAAAGTGTAAATAGGCCTATTTATGACTTTAATATGGACGTACTCGATACTTATATTTTAAGGCCAGCAGCAGTGGGTTACATCACTGTTACACCGCAGCCTGTTCGTCGTAGTATTGTGCATTTTACCGATAATATTACCGCACCCGTTGATATTATAAATGCTGGTCTGCAAGGAAAACCAAGCAGTGCTGGAATTAATTTTGCACGTTTTTTAGTGAATTCAACTGTGGGTGTATTTGGCATATTTGATGTAGCTAGTTCGCTGGGGCTTGAAGTAACTAGCGAAGACTTTGGCCAAACGTTAGGTGTGTGGGGAGTGGGTGATGGTGCTTATTTAATGATCCCAGCAATGGGGCCATCTACCGCGCGTAACTTAACCGGTGATGTGGTTGATAATGTTGTACTGCCTGAAATAGCACTGACTACACCACAAACTATTTTAGTGTTTGCACTAAAAGCAGTTGAAGCACGTGCGTCATTAATGGCTCAGGAAGGATTATTGAATGATTCGTTAGACCCGTACTTGTTTATTAAAGACATTTATTTTCAGCGTCAATTATACGAGCTCTTTGATGGTAACCCGCCAATAAAAGAAGAGCCTGAAGATTTTGATGAAGATTTCTTAGAAAGCCTTTAA
- the ccmI gene encoding c-type cytochrome biogenesis protein CcmI — MILMWASFALLTLIALLFIIVPFLKKERVVTITHNANAELISIYEQRLVELQADLDNQRIDSQNHSEAIVELKRRLLNELSPEKSLNSRGDNRIFALTGAAFLIALAGIFYAMTGSQQQIAAWHDAMDNLADYGQRAVMQKGEPLTKNELQAFALALRTKLSQSGDDEVAWMLLGRVAIMLNEFDMAKQSFDKALSMNPDNMQALVSYSQVLLLEGSDENMTRAAGMLSKVLQAQPNNLDAISLLALIAFERKDWIQAKAAFEVLLASMDESDTRYAMISERISEIDGQIAQQSELNSHEQHVVQGIQVTVKIDEQLADKQPSNGILFVFAKASEGSPMPLAVVKLTDYSFPITVELSDSNAMMAGLNLSSASEIVISARISNDDSVMPSAGELEGHSEVLLRKDVQQVQLNIDTLIP; from the coding sequence ATGATTTTAATGTGGGCGTCTTTTGCTTTACTCACACTCATTGCATTGCTGTTTATTATTGTGCCTTTTTTAAAAAAAGAGCGCGTAGTAACCATTACTCATAACGCTAATGCTGAGCTTATCAGCATTTATGAGCAGCGTTTAGTTGAACTACAGGCTGATTTAGACAACCAACGCATAGACTCGCAAAACCACAGCGAGGCAATTGTTGAGCTAAAACGCCGTTTGCTAAATGAATTATCACCAGAGAAGTCACTCAATAGTCGTGGTGACAATCGTATATTTGCTTTAACAGGGGCGGCGTTTTTAATTGCGTTAGCGGGTATATTTTATGCAATGACCGGCAGCCAGCAACAAATAGCGGCTTGGCATGATGCAATGGACAACTTGGCCGATTATGGCCAACGCGCTGTAATGCAAAAAGGTGAGCCGTTAACTAAAAATGAACTGCAAGCGTTTGCATTGGCATTGCGTACGAAGTTAAGCCAAAGCGGTGACGATGAAGTTGCTTGGATGCTGTTAGGGCGTGTGGCTATAATGCTTAATGAGTTTGACATGGCAAAACAGTCATTTGATAAAGCATTGTCAATGAACCCTGATAATATGCAAGCCTTGGTGAGCTACTCGCAGGTATTATTACTTGAGGGCAGTGATGAGAATATGACTCGCGCAGCGGGTATGCTTTCTAAAGTACTACAAGCACAACCAAATAACCTCGATGCGATTTCGTTACTTGCGCTGATTGCCTTTGAGAGAAAAGATTGGATACAGGCAAAAGCTGCATTTGAAGTACTTCTTGCCAGTATGGACGAGTCAGATACGCGTTATGCTATGATTTCTGAGCGCATCAGTGAAATTGATGGCCAAATAGCTCAGCAAAGTGAGTTAAACAGTCATGAACAGCACGTTGTTCAGGGTATTCAGGTCACGGTTAAGATTGACGAGCAACTTGCAGACAAACAGCCCAGTAACGGTATTTTGTTTGTGTTTGCTAAAGCTTCTGAAGGTTCACCCATGCCTTTAGCCGTTGTTAAACTAACAGACTATAGCTTTCCAATCACGGTTGAGCTGAGCGATTCGAACGCCATGATGGCGGGGCTAAATTTATCCAGTGCCAGTGAAATTGTTATTTCTGCGCGTATCTCTAATGATGATTCAGTGATGCCAAGCGCCGGTGAGCTTGAAGGCCACTCTGAAGTACTGCTTCGTAAAGATGTGCAACAAGTGCAACTGAACATTGATACATTAATACCTTAA
- a CDS encoding cytochrome c-type biogenesis protein — MRLFLLTLSLFISLAAFAQQDRYQFDSNEQAVRFEELTKELRCPKCQNQNIADSDAVVAKDLRDRVLALVKDGKSKDEVIDYMIDRYGYFVHYDPPVTPATLILWVLPVLIVIIGFGFIVIRQRKASVKQTWSDTDEVMLNKLIKQNKRQEQS; from the coding sequence ATGAGATTGTTTTTATTAACCCTTAGCTTATTTATTAGTTTAGCTGCGTTTGCTCAACAAGACCGTTATCAATTTGATAGCAACGAGCAAGCGGTTCGTTTTGAAGAGCTAACTAAAGAATTACGTTGTCCCAAATGTCAAAATCAAAATATTGCTGATTCAGACGCCGTAGTTGCAAAAGACTTACGCGATCGCGTATTGGCGTTAGTAAAAGATGGTAAAAGCAAAGACGAAGTTATTGATTATATGATTGACCGCTATGGCTACTTTGTTCATTACGATCCACCAGTAACGCCGGCTACGTTAATTCTGTGGGTGTTGCCAGTACTCATTGTAATAATAGGCTTTGGCTTTATTGTTATTCGCCAGCGTAAAGCGTCGGTAAAACAAACGTGGAGTGACACTGATGAAGTGATGCTCAATAAGTTGATTAAACAAAATAAACGTCAGGAGCAAAGTTAA
- a CDS encoding DsbE family thiol:disulfide interchange protein — MKRKLMAVVPLLIFIFICVFLYQGLFANPREIQTGRIGQTLPAFNLPDLMQDDKRWTDEQLKGDVYLLNVWGTWCPTCLAELDYLTKLREQGIKIIGLYYVQSYDADFDGPFDMQALRDDVSNMLARAGNPYQFNILDLERSLALDLGVSGAPETFLVDKNGTILLHHTGDINPRVWRAKFAPLMQELQP, encoded by the coding sequence ATGAAGCGTAAATTGATGGCAGTTGTACCTTTACTAATTTTTATCTTTATTTGTGTGTTTTTATATCAAGGGTTGTTTGCTAACCCTCGGGAAATACAAACTGGGCGCATTGGTCAAACCTTACCAGCATTCAACTTGCCTGATTTAATGCAAGATGACAAACGTTGGACTGATGAGCAATTAAAAGGTGACGTGTATTTATTGAACGTGTGGGGCACATGGTGCCCAACGTGTCTAGCTGAGCTTGATTATTTAACTAAGCTTCGCGAGCAAGGCATTAAAATTATCGGCTTGTATTATGTACAAAGCTACGATGCTGATTTTGATGGCCCGTTTGATATGCAAGCACTGCGTGACGATGTGAGTAATATGCTTGCGCGCGCAGGTAACCCTTATCAATTTAATATTTTAGATTTAGAGCGCTCTTTGGCGTTAGATTTGGGTGTGTCCGGAGCACCAGAAACATTTTTAGTTGATAAAAATGGCACTATTTTGTTACACCACACTGGTGATATAAACCCTCGAGTTTGGCGCGCTAAGTTTGCGCCTCTTATGCAGGAGCTGCAGCCATGA
- a CDS encoding heme lyase CcmF/NrfE family subunit, translating to MIPEIGYFSLTLAMVLSVLLCIFPLWGAHTGNLRLMRAAPSLAVGQFAFVALSFAVLIYASLTDDFTVSYVAYHSSSTLPWYYKITSTWGGHEGAILLWLLMQAGWTALVAVRSKSLPWVLRARVLGVLGFLGVGFMMYTLLLSSPFERLLPYFPVEGRDLNPLLQDPGMIIHPPLLYMGYVGLSVAFSFAIAALLTGKLDNTWAKWSRPWTMTAWGFLTLGITIGSWWAYAELGWGGWWFWDPVENASLMPWLVATALLHSLSVTEKRGVFKSWTVLLAIAAFSLSLLGTFIVRSGIIVSVHAFATDPDRGLFILAFLAIVVGGGLALYGLRVSQVKSEGRYKFVSREVALWLNNIFLVVATLIVLLGTLLPMVHKEMGLGSISIGEPFFNKMFAILLVPFAILMGIGPFLRWKQNKWAFLQNKLFVGALASVVITCAWLFSSYEVVTPLTLLATTLGVWIFIATFIDLYTKAAVHGSLKLGIKRLGLSYWAMVLGHVGLAFVIAGITLTSAYSVERDVSMKPGDSVQLNQYQYRFEGVKTIRGANYSGHAGVVTVLKEDTTIARLYAEKRRYDIGMQFMTEAAIDAGFTRDLYLALGEQLSEGAWSLRIYHKPFVRWMWIGGVLISLAGFVILFDKRYRATPRKDELEGAL from the coding sequence ATGATCCCAGAAATTGGTTATTTTTCTTTAACATTGGCCATGGTGCTCAGTGTGCTGTTGTGTATTTTCCCACTTTGGGGAGCACACACAGGTAATCTTCGATTGATGCGCGCAGCGCCATCATTAGCGGTTGGTCAGTTTGCATTTGTTGCTTTGTCGTTCGCTGTTCTTATTTATGCCAGCCTAACCGATGATTTTACCGTGTCTTACGTTGCTTATCATTCAAGTAGCACCTTACCTTGGTATTATAAAATCACCTCTACATGGGGTGGTCATGAAGGCGCTATTTTACTGTGGTTACTTATGCAAGCCGGGTGGACAGCTCTGGTCGCGGTGCGTTCAAAGTCACTTCCTTGGGTGCTTCGTGCTCGTGTATTAGGTGTGCTTGGCTTTTTAGGTGTCGGCTTTATGATGTACACCTTATTGCTGTCAAGTCCGTTTGAGCGTTTATTGCCCTATTTCCCAGTTGAAGGGCGAGATTTAAACCCATTATTACAAGACCCAGGTATGATCATTCATCCACCATTACTTTACATGGGGTATGTGGGTCTTTCTGTGGCTTTTTCCTTTGCTATTGCCGCGTTGTTAACCGGTAAGCTCGATAATACCTGGGCTAAGTGGTCACGCCCATGGACGATGACTGCATGGGGCTTTTTAACCTTAGGTATTACCATTGGTAGTTGGTGGGCTTATGCAGAACTTGGCTGGGGCGGCTGGTGGTTCTGGGATCCAGTTGAGAACGCATCACTGATGCCATGGTTAGTGGCAACGGCTTTATTACACTCTTTAAGTGTGACTGAAAAGCGCGGTGTATTTAAATCATGGACCGTATTATTAGCAATTGCTGCTTTTTCATTAAGTTTACTGGGCACTTTTATTGTTCGTTCAGGGATTATTGTTTCGGTGCACGCCTTTGCAACCGATCCGGATCGTGGGCTATTTATTCTTGCTTTCTTAGCTATTGTTGTTGGCGGCGGCTTAGCGCTTTACGGCTTGCGTGTTTCACAAGTTAAAAGTGAAGGACGTTATAAGTTTGTCTCTCGTGAAGTAGCACTTTGGCTAAATAACATTTTCTTAGTGGTTGCCACCTTAATTGTACTATTAGGTACTTTATTACCTATGGTGCACAAAGAAATGGGCTTAGGTAGTATTTCTATTGGCGAACCTTTCTTTAATAAAATGTTTGCAATTCTACTGGTGCCATTTGCGATTTTAATGGGCATAGGACCATTTTTGCGCTGGAAGCAAAATAAATGGGCATTTTTACAAAACAAACTATTTGTTGGCGCACTAGCCAGTGTCGTTATTACCTGTGCGTGGCTGTTTAGCAGTTATGAAGTAGTTACGCCGCTCACTCTATTAGCAACTACGTTAGGTGTATGGATATTTATTGCTACCTTTATCGACCTTTACACCAAGGCTGCTGTTCATGGCTCACTTAAGCTCGGCATCAAACGCTTAGGTTTAAGTTATTGGGCTATGGTGCTTGGCCATGTTGGTTTGGCCTTTGTTATTGCCGGTATTACGCTTACTTCGGCGTATTCAGTTGAGCGTGATGTATCAATGAAGCCTGGTGATAGCGTACAGCTAAATCAGTATCAATACCGTTTTGAAGGCGTGAAGACAATTCGTGGTGCAAACTATAGCGGTCATGCGGGTGTGGTAACAGTACTAAAAGAAGACACAACAATTGCGCGTCTTTATGCAGAAAAACGCCGATACGACATTGGTATGCAGTTTATGACTGAAGCCGCAATAGATGCTGGGTTTACTCGCGATTTATACCTCGCCCTTGGAGAGCAATTAAGTGAAGGGGCTTGGTCATTACGTATTTACCACAAGCCGTTTGTGCGTTGGATGTGGATTGGTGGTGTTCTGATCTCACTCGCTGGTTTTGTAATTTTATTTGATAAGCGTTATCGCGCTACACCTCGCAAAGATGAATTAGAGGGGGCATTATGA
- the ccmE gene encoding cytochrome c maturation protein CcmE — protein sequence MNPRRKKRLLVIIAVLFGIGGSIGLVLYALQENINLFYTPSELIDGKGPNKEKPFVGQKLRIGGMVVPGSVIRNEQSLKVSFKLIDTGPLVTVRYQGILPDLFREGQGIVAQGVLVEPNVIEAFEVLAKHDEEYMPAEVAEAVKGIKHEKPKYNLDSGS from the coding sequence GTGAACCCTAGACGTAAAAAACGCCTTTTGGTTATTATCGCCGTACTCTTTGGTATTGGTGGATCAATAGGTTTAGTGTTGTACGCCTTACAAGAAAATATTAATTTGTTTTACACCCCCAGCGAATTAATTGATGGTAAAGGTCCCAATAAAGAAAAGCCGTTTGTAGGCCAAAAGCTGAGAATTGGCGGCATGGTAGTGCCAGGCTCTGTGATCAGAAATGAACAAAGCTTAAAAGTAAGCTTTAAGCTGATTGATACGGGGCCATTGGTAACGGTACGCTATCAAGGTATTTTGCCTGATTTGTTTCGTGAAGGACAAGGGATTGTTGCGCAAGGTGTGTTAGTTGAGCCTAACGTGATTGAAGCATTTGAAGTGTTGGCTAAGCATGATGAAGAATATATGCCGGCAGAAGTTGCTGAGGCAGTAAAAGGCATTAAGCACGAAAAGCCAAAATATAACTTAGATAGTGGGAGCTGA
- the ccmD gene encoding heme exporter protein CcmD, producing the protein MQFDSFSDFIAMGGYGFYVWLSFGTCALILLGILFSSLRDKKQILASVEQQIARETRIKNSKQEQTS; encoded by the coding sequence ATGCAGTTTGACTCGTTTTCAGATTTTATTGCAATGGGAGGCTATGGTTTTTATGTATGGCTTTCTTTTGGTACATGTGCATTGATTCTATTAGGTATTTTATTTAGCTCGTTACGCGACAAAAAACAAATTTTAGCATCGGTTGAGCAACAAATTGCACGTGAAACTCGAATTAAAAATTCTAAGCAGGAGCAAACCTCGTGA
- a CDS encoding heme ABC transporter permease: MWKWLHPYAKAERAYQLCNTLLPYFAVVTVVSMIVGWVWGLGFAPADYQQKDSYRIIFIHVPSAILSMGAYSSMAIAAIVALVWQLRNAELAVIAIAPVGACMTAIALITGAAWGKPMWGAWWVWDARLTSELILLFLYLGVLSLYHAFEDKKSAGRAASILAIVGVINLPIIHFSVEWWNTLHQGASITKFNRDAVDPSMFWPLMINILAFAAFVGTVTLIRLKNEILHREKHRPWVRQLLTKG, encoded by the coding sequence ATGTGGAAGTGGTTACATCCGTATGCGAAAGCAGAGCGAGCATATCAGTTATGCAATACTCTACTGCCATATTTTGCAGTAGTAACGGTCGTTAGTATGATTGTTGGTTGGGTTTGGGGATTAGGTTTTGCCCCTGCCGATTACCAACAAAAAGACAGTTACCGTATTATTTTTATTCACGTGCCCTCCGCTATTTTATCTATGGGCGCCTATTCATCAATGGCGATTGCAGCCATTGTTGCCTTGGTATGGCAACTACGTAATGCCGAGCTTGCGGTAATTGCAATCGCGCCTGTTGGCGCGTGTATGACTGCAATAGCTTTAATTACCGGTGCTGCATGGGGTAAACCTATGTGGGGCGCTTGGTGGGTATGGGATGCACGACTGACTTCTGAGCTTATTTTATTATTTTTATACTTAGGGGTGTTGTCTTTGTACCATGCCTTTGAAGATAAAAAGTCAGCAGGTCGCGCCGCGTCTATTTTAGCCATTGTAGGGGTGATCAACCTACCTATTATTCACTTTTCGGTGGAGTGGTGGAATACCCTGCACCAAGGGGCGAGTATCACTAAGTTTAATCGCGATGCGGTTGACCCTAGTATGTTTTGGCCATTAATGATTAATATTTTAGCCTTTGCCGCGTTTGTCGGTACGGTGACTTTAATTCGTCTTAAAAATGAAATTTTACACCGTGAAAAGCACCGCCCATGGGTGCGACAGTTGTTAACTAAGGGGTAA